A DNA window from Hymenobacter aquaticus contains the following coding sequences:
- the gatC gene encoding Asp-tRNA(Asn)/Glu-tRNA(Gln) amidotransferase subunit GatC has product MSTDLSTLRKLAHLSRLEFDATKEQQMLGDLNKILDWVAQLSELDTANVEPLVHLSQEINVLRPDEARNSVSHQEGLRNAPRKDSDYFRVPKVLE; this is encoded by the coding sequence GTGAGCACCGATTTATCAACCCTGCGCAAACTGGCCCATCTTTCCCGTCTCGAATTTGACGCCACGAAGGAACAGCAGATGCTGGGCGACCTGAACAAGATTCTGGACTGGGTGGCCCAGCTCAGCGAGCTAGATACCGCCAACGTGGAGCCCCTGGTGCATTTGTCGCAGGAAATCAACGTTCTGCGGCCCGACGAGGCCCGCAACTCGGTAAGCCACCAGGAGGGCCTGCGCAACGCCCCGCGCAAGGACTCCGACTACTTCCGCGTGCCCAAAGTGCTGGAATAA
- a CDS encoding ribonuclease HII, translating to MLLASHTGLSREAGLDEAGRGCLAGPVFAAAVILPPDFVPAYLNDSKLMTARRRETIRQEICREAVAWAVGEANTDEIASINIAQASYLAMHRAVAQLPHRPEHLIVDGNRFRPYLGIEHTCFVKGDGRYRSIAAASVLAKTFRDDRMHELALEYPMYGWEQNAGYPTEKHRAAIRQYGPCEYHRMGFRLL from the coding sequence ATGCTGCTTGCCTCCCATACTGGCCTTTCGCGGGAAGCGGGCCTCGACGAAGCCGGCCGGGGCTGCCTGGCCGGGCCCGTGTTTGCCGCCGCCGTTATCCTGCCCCCCGATTTTGTCCCCGCTTACCTCAACGACTCCAAGCTGATGACGGCCCGCCGCCGCGAGACGATTCGCCAGGAAATCTGCCGCGAGGCTGTGGCTTGGGCCGTGGGCGAGGCCAACACCGACGAAATTGCCAGCATCAACATTGCCCAGGCCAGCTACCTGGCCATGCACCGCGCCGTGGCCCAACTGCCGCACCGCCCCGAGCACCTGATTGTCGACGGCAACCGTTTCCGGCCGTACCTGGGTATCGAGCACACCTGCTTTGTCAAGGGCGACGGGCGCTACCGCAGCATCGCGGCCGCTTCGGTGCTGGCCAAAACCTTCCGCGACGACCGGATGCACGAGCTGGCCCTGGAGTACCCGATGTATGGCTGGGAGCAAAATGCCGGCTACCCCACCGAAAAACACCGCGCCGCCATCCGCCAATACGGCCCCTGCGAATACCACCGCATGGGCTTCCGGCTGCTTTAA
- a CDS encoding sensor histidine kinase codes for MKLKLSTKLFAGFLVISALFALVVFVNYQLSRQVLRNSERVQASQLTTAEAAALFRNIIDMESGFRGFMLIGSEAVLQPYYQGEQELLSRFTQLRQQIAPDNPQYARIVRTQRLYQQWSAYSHLLISEKREARRRDPDQIGMEGMEHRSLAESLTGKQIMDQIRVLFAGFERTELAERDKVRQKLEDSIRQTRLISIIVTLLAIGIGLLWASYITRLIARRIEMMVGLSTQIATGDYTTRIQDTSQDELTELADSLNVMARTIDSTITQLERRNQELDQFAYVVSHDLKAPLRGIESASRWIEEDMGQNVPEHIREFLMLMRTRVHRMENLISGILDLARIGRTKQADERINVRELLTEIVDSLAPPPGFRVELPTYLPTMQTNRVQLQQVFTNLISNALKYHDQPERGLVRIGCREDRQQYTFSVTDNGPGIDPEYHERIFIIFQTLVERDTLESTGVGLAIVKKIVERQGGTIRVESTEGQGASFIFTWPKERALTGERRSAAGQSAPKPI; via the coding sequence ATGAAGCTGAAGCTTTCTACCAAACTATTCGCGGGCTTCCTGGTCATCTCGGCCCTGTTTGCCTTGGTGGTGTTCGTCAACTATCAGCTTTCCCGCCAGGTGCTGCGCAACTCTGAGCGGGTGCAGGCCTCGCAGCTGACTACGGCCGAGGCGGCGGCCCTGTTCCGCAACATCATCGACATGGAATCGGGCTTCCGGGGCTTTATGCTCATCGGCAGCGAAGCCGTGCTGCAACCCTACTACCAGGGCGAGCAGGAGTTGCTGAGCCGCTTCACCCAGCTGCGCCAGCAGATTGCGCCCGACAACCCGCAGTACGCCCGCATCGTGCGCACCCAGCGCCTTTACCAGCAGTGGTCGGCCTATTCCCACCTGCTCATCAGCGAAAAGCGCGAAGCCCGCCGCCGCGACCCTGACCAGATTGGGATGGAAGGCATGGAACACCGCTCCCTGGCCGAAAGCCTGACCGGCAAGCAGATCATGGACCAGATCCGGGTGCTGTTTGCCGGCTTCGAGCGCACCGAGCTGGCCGAGCGCGACAAGGTGCGGCAGAAGCTGGAAGACAGCATCCGGCAGACCCGCCTGATTTCGATTATCGTCACGCTGCTGGCCATCGGCATCGGCCTGCTGTGGGCGTCCTACATCACCCGGCTGATTGCCCGCCGCATCGAAATGATGGTGGGCCTCTCCACCCAGATTGCCACCGGCGACTACACCACCCGCATCCAGGACACTTCCCAGGACGAGCTGACCGAGCTGGCCGACTCGCTCAACGTCATGGCCCGCACCATCGACTCGACCATTACCCAGCTGGAGCGCCGCAACCAGGAGCTCGACCAGTTTGCCTACGTCGTCTCGCACGATTTGAAGGCGCCGCTGCGGGGCATCGAAAGCGCCTCGCGCTGGATTGAGGAAGACATGGGCCAGAACGTGCCCGAGCACATCCGGGAGTTTCTGATGCTGATGCGGACCCGGGTACACCGCATGGAAAACCTGATCAGCGGCATTCTGGACCTGGCCCGCATCGGGCGCACCAAACAGGCCGATGAGCGCATCAACGTGCGCGAGCTGCTCACTGAAATAGTGGACTCGCTGGCTCCGCCGCCCGGCTTCCGCGTCGAGCTGCCTACCTACCTGCCCACCATGCAAACCAACCGGGTGCAGCTGCAGCAGGTATTCACCAACCTGATCAGCAACGCCCTCAAATACCACGACCAGCCCGAGCGGGGCCTCGTGCGCATCGGGTGCCGCGAAGACCGGCAGCAGTACACCTTCTCGGTCACGGACAATGGCCCCGGCATCGACCCGGAGTACCACGAGCGGATCTTTATCATCTTTCAGACCCTGGTGGAGCGCGACACGCTGGAAAGCACCGGCGTGGGGCTGGCCATCGTCAAAAAAATCGTGGAGCGCCAGGGCGGCACCATCCGCGTTGAATCGACAGAAGGCCAGGGAGCTAGCTTTATCTTTACCTGGCCCAAGGAGCGCGCCCTCACCGGGGAGCGGCGCTCCGCGGCCGGGCAATCGGCGCCAAAACCCATCTGA
- a CDS encoding response regulator translates to MSTDAFAPSILLVEDDQMDIMNVQRELRKHDINVPLHIAKNGREALHLLKGEGGQHQIDKPSVVMLDINMPRMNGLELLEALRSDPEFVGLNVFIMTTSDLETDRLKARDLAVSGYIIKPLNFDKFGEGGSTVDGFSLFLDLLRLKD, encoded by the coding sequence ATGTCGACCGACGCCTTTGCCCCCAGCATTCTTCTCGTTGAAGACGACCAGATGGACATCATGAACGTGCAGCGCGAATTGCGCAAGCACGATATCAACGTGCCCCTGCACATTGCCAAAAACGGCCGCGAAGCCCTGCACCTGCTCAAAGGAGAAGGCGGCCAACACCAGATTGACAAGCCCAGCGTGGTGATGCTCGACATCAACATGCCCCGCATGAACGGCCTGGAGCTGCTGGAAGCCCTGCGCTCCGACCCCGAGTTTGTGGGCCTGAACGTGTTTATCATGACCACCTCCGACCTGGAAACCGACCGGCTCAAGGCCCGCGACCTGGCCGTGAGCGGCTACATCATCAAGCCCCTGAATTTCGACAAGTTCGGCGAAGGCGGCTCCACCGTCGACGGCTTCAGCCTCTTCCTGGACCTGCTGCGCCTAAAAGACTAG
- a CDS encoding NUDIX domain-containing protein — MTHIPSPDFDETHNPWQVLSSEVTYQNPWIRVREDQVINPKGGRGIYGVVTMKNKALGIIPVDAQGNTWLVGQYRYPLNEYSWEIPMGGGPVEVDILESAQRELKEETGFTARRWTNIARLHTSNSVTDEEGFVFLAEELEAGDVEPEETEDLRLWKLPLSEAVAMVMDSRITDAISVAGLLKAERLLNARRG, encoded by the coding sequence ATGACCCATATCCCCTCCCCTGACTTCGACGAAACCCATAATCCGTGGCAGGTGCTCAGCTCGGAGGTAACCTATCAGAATCCCTGGATTCGGGTGCGGGAAGACCAGGTCATCAACCCCAAGGGCGGCCGGGGCATCTACGGCGTCGTGACGATGAAGAATAAGGCCTTGGGCATTATCCCGGTGGATGCCCAAGGCAATACCTGGCTGGTGGGCCAGTACCGCTACCCGCTCAATGAGTATTCCTGGGAAATTCCGATGGGCGGCGGGCCGGTGGAAGTGGACATTCTGGAATCGGCGCAGCGGGAGTTGAAGGAGGAAACCGGCTTCACGGCCCGGCGCTGGACCAACATTGCCCGCCTGCACACCTCCAACTCCGTGACCGACGAGGAAGGCTTCGTTTTTCTGGCCGAAGAGCTGGAAGCCGGCGACGTGGAGCCCGAGGAAACCGAGGACCTGCGCCTCTGGAAGCTGCCCCTGTCCGAAGCCGTGGCGATGGTCATGGACAGCCGCATTACCGACGCCATCAGCGTGGCAGGCTTGCTGAAAGCCGAACGCCTGCTGAACGCCCGCCGCGGCTAA
- a CDS encoding lysophospholipid acyltransferase family protein — MRRLLRYIWHRIYTTWSTFWFVLPFFVTYPVQVWLGRRPKLHRHLHTINRGWSTFAIRMWGMPVDIVRKNPLPKSQPCVYVANHSSYIDIPVLFKAIPGFLNIIGKSALADVPLWGPVFGSVYITVNRNSAVSRGRAIVQARQSLEAGRSVVIFPEGTISKKPGEEMGPFKDGAFQLAIATGVPIVPVTMPLNHRFMPDVGGIRVRYTPLQVVIHEPIFTQGLTSADVPRIRDQAFRTIASAFRPEAAGIPGPSRPPKPAPDAAAAASPELGLPNS, encoded by the coding sequence ATGCGTCGACTGTTGCGTTATATCTGGCACCGCATCTACACCACGTGGAGCACGTTCTGGTTTGTGCTGCCGTTCTTTGTCACCTACCCCGTGCAGGTGTGGCTGGGGCGGCGCCCGAAGCTGCACCGGCACCTGCACACCATCAACCGGGGCTGGTCGACGTTTGCCATCCGGATGTGGGGCATGCCGGTCGACATCGTGCGCAAGAACCCGCTGCCCAAGTCCCAGCCCTGCGTCTACGTTGCCAACCACAGCTCCTACATCGACATTCCGGTCTTGTTTAAGGCCATTCCGGGCTTTCTGAACATCATTGGCAAAAGCGCCCTGGCCGACGTGCCGCTCTGGGGTCCGGTGTTTGGCAGCGTCTACATCACCGTGAACCGCAACAGCGCCGTGAGCCGGGGCCGGGCCATCGTGCAGGCCCGCCAGAGCCTGGAAGCCGGCCGCTCGGTGGTTATTTTCCCCGAGGGCACGATTTCCAAAAAGCCCGGCGAGGAAATGGGCCCGTTCAAGGATGGAGCCTTCCAGCTAGCCATTGCCACGGGCGTGCCCATCGTGCCCGTCACGATGCCCCTGAACCACCGCTTCATGCCCGACGTTGGGGGTATCCGGGTGCGCTACACGCCGTTGCAGGTCGTGATTCACGAGCCAATTTTCACCCAGGGCCTGACCAGCGCCGACGTGCCCCGGATCCGGGACCAGGCTTTTCGTACTATTGCCAGCGCCTTCCGCCCCGAAGCGGCCGGCATTCCCGGGCCTTCCCGCCCGCCCAAGCCCGCTCCCGACGCCGCCGCGGCGGCCAGCCCGGAGCTGGGTTTGCCTAATTCGTAA